From the genome of Procambarus clarkii isolate CNS0578487 chromosome 81, FALCON_Pclarkii_2.0, whole genome shotgun sequence:
GTGCGAGGTCATTCCTGGTCTTCATAACAGGACTGATGGGTGACCACCCAAAGTATTCACATCTAAATAGAGAACATAGCGTCAGAAGCGTGGCTAAAGAAGACAAAGGTTGTGGGTTAACACGCTGGTGGTGAAGAGGTGGGAAGAGTTAGGGGAGTGAAGGCAGTCTCCATATATGGATTTACAAGCATACATGATTGAAACCAAGGAGCTATACGTAGCACACCGGTCGATTGGCAGTTAGGAGGTAGGTCCGGGTGGTGCCTGCTCACAGTGAAGGCTCACAgacaggtgagtacagctaggcgagtacatacacacacaccgccTCAAAATACAGTGAAGGTACAcagtcaaggggggggggggagaagcgtcaagccattacggctatatagcactgggaagggggtcaggataagggtttgggataggacggggggggggggggaaggaatggcgctcaaccacttggacggtcggggattgaacaccgacctacatgaaacaagaccgtcgctctatcgtccagcccaagcggAAGGTACACAAGTGTTTTGTTAAGTAAGGTCAGGGAGCAGAGTTGCTCTGGTCACCGTTACTAACAACACTACATGATCAATACTGGTGTGTTGGGGGCTCCTCACACCCTATCCACGTCTGCCCTATCCTCCATCCTAAATGCCCCATTACTACATGGAACTGTATATGAAGTTTCAAGCGTGGAAACACTCTACAAAATGTAGAGATTACCAGTTGGCGTGAGAGTAATCCTTTCCGTTTAAATAATGTACGAGAAACTTAGATTATTAATCTAATTATTTATGGTTATGTGGCCGCTGACTATGGAACCGAATATATCGACTATTTTGCTCGGGAACGAGATTTCGCTACACAAAAAAGATCGAATTAAAGGTTACTAGTTTCGAATGTTGCTGCCGCTGGTTATGTTGGTGGAGGAATGCATATACACATTCTTAACATAAACACATGTTTTCTGTTTGAAAAGCAGTAAGAAaggtagagagagaaagagagtgagaaaactagagagagaaagtgagtgaGAAAGCTAGAGAGACAGTGAGTGAGAAAGCTAGAGAGAAAGTGAGTGAGAAAgctagagagagaaagtgagtgaGAAAGCTTGATAGAGAAAGTGAGTGAGAAAGCTAGCGAGAGAAAGTGAGTGAGAAAgctagagagagaaagtgagtgagaaagctagagagagagagcaagggagtgagTGTGTCCGTCCGTGTGTCCCCGCGCGTgtgaatatgtatatgtgtgacTCAGCGGTCAGCCAACAACTACCTCGTACCACTTTGAGCACTCGTTAGACCTTAGTATAGCCCCCCCTACATCCCCCTATAACAAGTGACCACACTTACCCATCTTCTTCAGGCATCAATCACGCCCAAGAGCGACTTCGACCCCGAGAAGTCGTGCAAGAGGCTGCGCAAGGCGATGAAAGGACTCGGCACGGACTCCAACGTTATCATCCAAGAGCTCGTCAGCCACCAGAACCTGCAGCGACAGGAGATTGTCGAGAAATATACAGATATGTTCGGACGAGTGAGTACGATGGAGCGCCCACCTGGGCATAtcatttagtcattagtgttttttcctgcccgaaacgctttgcgtaatagtggctttaggcattgtatgtactagctctatctataaagccaacaaactttgtaaaatctctttatgtatgtacctttacctaaataaaaattattattattattattattatatctccAGTGTCtgaaattgttgtttataatacccaTCCGCCACAGGATCTGATCCTCGGCTCATTATCCTCTACAGGACCTAATTCTTGGTTGTTCTCCTTTATAGGACTTGATTATGTCAATTTTGCTTCTTCGGCCAGTCATAGAATAGGATGATGGGTGGTGACTCTCCACGTGACGGAGTTCTATATCTTTCAACTTTCGCAGGATCTGAAGGAGGACTTAAAGAGCGAGTTGGGCGGGAACTTCGAGGAGGCCGTCCTGGCAATGCTCGACAGTCCATATGACCTCCTGGTAGACGCCCTCCACGACGCTTTCAAGGTAGGTCTTCCCCTCCATATCTCCCCCTCACCATGATAGGCCCTCAACCTCCCCTCCATATCTCCCCCTCACCATGGTAGGCCCTCAACCTCCCCAGCATCTTCCCCACCACGGAAAGTTCTTACTCCCAACAAGATTGGTACTTAAACCTACCATGGTAGGTAGATCATCAGCCTCTCTCTACCATAGAAGGTTCTCGCCCTCACAATGGTAGACCTCTCAatcattcttccccccccccccgcctgtcaccccccccccccccgcctgtcaCCCCCCACCCTCTCACCCTCCAGCCATGTTAGTGCGTGTGACTAACGCTGCCTCGCCTCCCTCAGGCACCCGGCACGGACGAGAAAGTCATCATCGACATCCTCTGCTGCCGCACTCCTGATGAGATCGAACAGCTCCGACAGCATTATgagctgagtgagtgagtgagtgagtgagtgagtgcattAAAGGGCTCAGGCGCACAGTTCTCTCCTCGTTAATCCTGTTACTAACAAGTTTGTAACTTGACACTCCAGTTAATTCTTAATAGAAACAAAATAATTAGCTCATCAAACAAACGAGTTTACAGCATCAGGCATCAGATGAGCTGATGCAGGATATCAGCTTAGCTTGCAGTTTCAAACAGGAACATCAGCTCAATGAATTGTTTATATAAAGCGAGAACAACATCTTCCCAAAGcataatctccctcccccccaccaccaccaccacccgccattaCAACCATCACCTGGGTGACCCCACAGAGTACGGCACTGCCCTGGACGACGAGCTGGAAGCTGACCTCTCGGGAGATTTCCAGATGTTGATGCGAAGCCTGGTAGCTGCCGGTAGAGACGAGAGCGAGACCGTCGACTCGCCCACCGCCATCAGCGACGCTCAGGTCAGTCTCCCCTTAACAATGCAAAAAGAAAACGTTCATAAGCCCTAACTAATACCGTTTTCAATACAGATTGAGGCGGTTTCATAACACTAGTTGTAATTAGTGTACAGTATTTGTGATTTGTCGTTTTTGTATAAATATAATAAGATCCTTTACTTCTTTTAGTTGTTCTGTTCTTAGCAATTCTTACGTAAAGCAAAATCAGACTATTGACGTC
Proteins encoded in this window:
- the LOC138358055 gene encoding annexin-B12-like; the encoded protein is MTTNEASITPKSDFDPEKSCKRLRKAMKGLGTDSNVIIQELVSHQNLQRQEIVEKYTDMFGRDLKEDLKSELGGNFEEAVLAMLDSPYDLLVDALHDAFKAPGTDEKVIIDILCCRTPDEIEQLRQHYELKYGTALDDELEADLSGDFQMLMRSLVAAGRDESETVDSPTAISDAQTLYDAGVGKNSDTDEEEFIRVLNMRSFPQLKETFQEYERLAGAPIEDAISQEFTGDMKSGLLAIVQRVKDPLGYYAERLRATMVGPGTDDTTLIRILVSRSEIDLADIRTRYKEMYNEELVEAVKEDTRGEYCKLLVAIIGK